Genomic DNA from Burkholderia vietnamiensis LMG 10929:
ACCGCTCGCGCGGTGCAGCACTTCGAGGATGTCGAGCGCACGCGCGCCGATGCGCAGCGACGCGCCGTGACGACGAATGTCCCGCTGCTCGAAATCGACCGACAAAGTACCGATCTGGATCATGGCCGCCTCCGGGTACCTCAGGATGACCGCCGCATGAGCGCGGCAGCTCACGCGGCAGGAAGTCGGAGCCCGGCGCGCGATCGCGCCGGGCGGGGAAATATCGAATTGACGGCCCAGTGTAAAAGGACGTCCGGCGGAAATCTTGAAGAAAAATGCGCTGCACGGGTGCCGGCGCGCCGCTCGGCGCGGTCACTTGCGTGTCGGGCAGCGCCGCTATACTGTGCCGGGCCCCGCGCACACGTGCCCCGCGCGGGCGTTCGGGCGTGCGGCCGTCGCGCCCGCGCATCGAAAGCCGATCGTCAGGGTCGCGAGCGGACCTTTGTACAAATTCATTTTGAATGCACGCGTGCCCGTATAAACTCGACTCGTCGTAACGCGCCACGAGTCACTCGCAGGAAAATCCATGCCCGACCTCGTCATCGCAGCGCCGGACGCCCCGGTCGCGCCAACGCCGAAAGACACGCTCGGCTGCGCGGCAAGCCTGCTGTCGAAGGACATCGAGACGGCCGCCGGCGGCCTGAAGCTGCACCGCAAATGCATGCGCGAGGCGCACGTCGAGCATATCGACATGCCCGCATGCGATCGCGGCTTCCTGGTCGGCGTATCGCTGAACGGCGGCCACCGCCGCACGCTCTACGGGCGCGCGGGCGCGAGCGAGCGCCGGTTCCAGCAACACTCGATCTACATTCGCGACTTCTCGCGCCATTTCCGCGCCGACCTGTACGGTAATTTCGACTTCGTGCTGGTCGAGCTGCCGCCCGCGTATCTCGAACGCGTCGGCCGGGAGCATGGCGGCAGCGCGGTCGGCGGCCTGACCTCGCGGCCCGACGTGCGCGACCCGGTGCTCGGCCATCTCGCGCACGCCGTGGCCGACAGCCTCGACGCGCCCGGGCCGCTCGATGCGCTGTTCATCGAGCAGATCGGGCTGGCGATGGGCACCCATCTGCTGCGCCGCTACGGCGCTGCGCGCGTGCGCGACCTCGAGCGCAAGGGCGTGCTGTCGCCGGCAAAAGTGGCGCTCGCGAAGGAACTGCTGATGGAAAAGGCGAACCTCGGCGTGTCGATCGAGGAAGTCGCGAACGAATGCGACCTGTCGCGCGGCTATTTCATCCGCGCGTTCTCCCGCACCACCGGCCGCACGCCGCACCAGTGGCTGCTCGAACAGCGCGTGACGCGGGCGCGCCATCTGATCGAGACGTCCGACATGACGCTCGCCGAGATCGCCGCCGATTGCGGGTTCTCCGACCAGAGCCATCTGAACCGCGTGTTCCTGCGCGTGATCGGCCATCCGCCCGGCGCGTGGCGCCGCGCGCGCTCGCGCTGATCGCGTCGGCCTGGCAACGGCGTCGGCGCGCAGCGCGCCATGCGAGGCTCATGAAACAGTTCAACGTCGACAGCGTGGCCGAGCTGCTGCGCCTCGCGCCGTCGAAGAAGCGGGCCTGACGTTGCGCGAAGCCGTCAGGCGTGCGCGTCGCAGAATGCACGCGCACACCTCACAACCCTCCTCCCACCCCGCCCCTGAATCGTCCTGAAGATCGCCCACGCCGCCGCTGCGCCCCACGCAGCCGACGCTAGAATGCGAACCGCATGCAACGCGACGTTGCGACACGCACGAGGGCGACCCGATGGACAAATTCTCCGCACTGCGCGCGTTCGTTGAAGTGGCCGAAGCCGGCGGTTTCTCGAGCGCCGGACGGCGTCTCGAACTCGCCGCTTCGTCGGTGGTGCGCGCGGTGGACGCGCTCGAGGCATCGCTCGGCACGGTGCTGTTCAACCGCACGACCCGGCAGGTCACGCTGTCCGATGCCGGCGTCGTCTACTACGCGCGGGCGAAGCGCGTGCTGGAGGAACTGGCCGATGCGGATGCGCTCGTCGCCGACCGCGGCAGCGAGCCGTCCGGGCCGCTGCGCGTGTCGGTGCCGGTCGCCTACGGGCTGCGCCGCATCGCGCCGCACGTCGCGGCGTTGCTCGCGCGCCATCCGAAGCTCGACATCGACCTGCAGCTCACCGACGAACGCGTCGACCTCGTGACGAGCCGGATCGACGTCGCGATCCGGCTCGGCGACGCGGCGCCGAGCGCAGACGTCGTCGCGCGCCCGCTCGGCACGTTCCGGCGCCACGTGGTCGCCAGCCCAGGCTATCTCGACGCGCATGGCACGCCGGCCACGCCCGGCGACCTGGTCGACCACGCGTGCCTGCGCTTTCACTTCGGCGTCGACCAGCAGGCGTGGACCTTCGTCGGCGCGCAGGGGACCACACAGGTCGTCGTCGCCGGCCGGCTCAAATCGAATCACAGCGAAGTGCTGTGCGAAGCCGCGCTCGACGGCGCGGGCATCGCGCTGCTGCCCGACTGGCTGGTCGATGCGGACGTCGAGGCCGGCCGCCTGCGGCGTCTGTTCGACGACTACGACGTCACGCCCGGCGCCGCACGCGCGGTGATCACCGCGCTGTACCTGCCGAACCAGCGCGGCTCGAAGCGCGTCGCCGCGTTCATCGACTTCGTCGCCGCGCTCGCCCGCGCGCCGGCATGACGCGTCCCGCGTCACACGTCGGCCGTCACGCGCGTTACCAGCCGAACTTCGCTTCCATGCCGACGTAGTCGGCATTGCGCGCGCCGAGCGCGCGAATCGACGAGCCGAGCTCGAAGTGCACGGCCTCGAGCGCGAGCGCGAGGTTCGCGTTGACCAGCCAGTCGACGCGCGCCTGCGCGTACATGCCGGTCCACGCGCCGCCCTTGCCCGCCGTGCCCGGCACGGCCGACATCCCCTGCCCGTAGATCGCGTCGGCCGTGGTCTGCCGCCACTGGAAACCGACGGCCGTGAGCACCGTGACCGAGCTGGACGGCTTGAACGTCAGCGACGGCTTCACGTGGATCAGGTTGCTGTACCCCGTGTAACCGGCGAGCGTGAAGTAATAGCCGTTCGGAAACATCGGGTTGAACGTGCCGACGCGGTGGTCGCCCGGATGCGCGTCGCCCGACGCGCCGTCGACCTGGATGCCGACGCGCGGCGTGCCGGGCGTCTTCGCGAACGTATAGCCGCCCAGTGCGCCGAACGCCCACGCGCCGACCGTGTCCTGTCCGACGTGACCGGTCTGCAGCATCGCCTCGACGTCCCAGTCGAGCGAGTCGGCCTTGCCCGCGTAGCGCACGTCGAACACGTCGCGGCGCTCGGTGCCCGCCGCGTCGGCGAAGCGCGCGTTGTCGCGCGTATAGCGCGACCAGTACGCGGACAAGTCGCCGGGCCCCGTGCCGTTGCGCTCGACGCGCACGCCGTCGAAGCGCAGATGGCGGTTCGACACGTCGTCGAACGCCGCGTCGTCGCGGTACTGCACGGGCCGCGTCACATAGCCGATCAGCCGCCACTTGCCGATTTCATAATCGGCCCACAGGCCGTCGTAGGCCTGCCGCACGTTCGGACCATCGCGCACCGACACGAAGCGCTGCAAGTCGAACGCCATCTCCTGCCGGCCGATGCGCGTCTTGACCGTGCCGGGCCCCACCTGATCGACGTACGCGACGAACGCCTGTTCGAGATCGAGCTGATCCTTGTCGACCGGGCCGACCGTGTTCTTGCCGAACGGCCGCGCGTCGACGAACTGCACGAACGCCTGCAGATGGCCGCGATAGCGCAGGTCCGCATGGACGTTCGCGCGCTGGATCACGTAGTTGTCGTCGTGCGCCGCGCCCAGCCCGAACAGCGGCGCATTGTTCAGCTCGAAGCGCTCGCGCAGGCTCGCGCCGAGCGACAGGTAGGTCGACGGGTCGTCGCCGAGCGGCACGTATTTCAGCGAGTCGAACGGCTTGCGCGGCACGCACGGGTTCGCGAGCACCGACCAGTCTTCCTGCCAGCGGTTGAACAGCACGACGGGCCGCTTCGCGGTACACGTCGCAGCGGCCGCGGCTGCGGGTGTCGCAGCGGGCGTGGCGGCCGGTGCGGCCGCCGGGGCCGTCGCGTCTGCCGCTTCGGCGCCGGCCGCCGCGCCCGCGTGCAACGCGACGCCGCCCGCCAGCACGACGCACGGCAGCGCGCCGCGCCACGCTCGGTTCATCGGGCGGCGCACGGTTATTTCGTCCGCGCGTGGATCTCGGCGACGTAGCCGCCGGGGAACTGCACCAGCGCCGCCTCGCGGCCGTCCGATGCGAACGGCGGCACGAGCACGGTCACGCCGGCCGCTTCGGCCTTCTTCAGCGTCGCGGCGAGATCGGTCACTTCATAGCCGGTCATCTCGCGGCCGAACGGATAGGGCAGATGGCCGTCGGTCGCCAGCACGGTCATCTTGCCGAAGCCCGATTCGATCCGGATGCGGCGATACGTGTCGTTCGGCCGGCCGATCTCGACGCCCGGCGCATGGCGCACGTCCGACACGATCTTGCCGTGCGAGAACGCGACGAAGTCGCGCGCGAGCTTGCTCGCGCTTTGCGGCGACACGTACACGCGATTCTCCGGCACCGTCTGCAGCGGGTCGTAGTTCGGCGCCTGCGTGTGCCAGTAGAGCTGCATGTTCACGCCGCCCGGCCAGCGGACGATCGCGTCGCGCCCGATCGGATCGGGGAACGTCGCGACGATGACGTCGGCGCCGTGCGCGCGCGCCGACTTCACCGCCACGTCGATGTCGCTGACCAGATAGCCGGTGCGCTCGTCGCAGAACGGATACGGGATCGGCGTCTTGAAGCCGAACACCGAGATCGTGCCGACCGGCGTCAGCACGAGTTGCGACATCGTCTGGCTCGGCGTCGGCGTGACCTGGAACACGCCCTGCTGCGATTTCTTGCCGCCGAAAGTCGCGACGAAGCTGTCGGTGAAGCGGTCGAAGTCTTCCGGCGCCACGCACACATGGGTCGTGTCGTACTGCGGGCCTACGGCGACGGCCGGCAGGCGCGTCGAGGCGGCCGGCGACGCGATGTCGTCGAGGTGGGTTTCGTCGGCATGGGCGGGCGCGCCGACCAGCAGCGCGGCGAGCACGGCCGACGCCGCGGCGGTCGAGCGCAGCATGCTGCGCAGATTCAGTGAACTCATCGGGTTTCTCCTTGATGGTGACGCGCGCGGCGTGGCGCCGCGCGCGGATTCGGATTCAGCGGGATGCGGGCCGCGCGTCGCGGCGGCCCGCGCGACAGGCAAGAAACACCAGCACCGCCAGCGGCAGCGCGAGCGCCCAGAACCCCGCATACAGATACGCGGTCGCACCGGCGCCCGCGCCGAGCGCAAAACCGGCGACCGGCGGCAGCGTGCGCCGCAACCGGGCGCGGGCGGCTTCCCGCTCCGCGGGCGCGGCGATCGGCACGAGCCAGTCGAATGCGTCGATGACGGCCTGCGTGACGTTGCCGGTCATCACGGTGTTCGCCACCACCGAGCGCGCGGTCAGCCGGCCGTGGGCATTCTGCACGCCCATCGCGGCGGCGCCGAGCAGCCCGCAGAGGATCGTCGCGGGCGCATCGGCGCTCGCGATCGGCGACGCCGCCACCCCGGCCAGCATGAAGCCGGTCAGCAGGATCGCCTGCATCGCATACAGCGAGCACGCGCGCGGGCCGTGGCCGCGCACGCGCATCCCGTGATCGAGCAGGCGGGCGGCGACGATCCCGGCGATGAACGCGGGAAACGCGAGCCACTTGATCACGAGGCCCTGCCCGACGCCCGCGATGCCGGAGCCGATCAGGATGAAGTTGCCGGTCACGTGCGCGGTGAACAGCCCGAACAGCGCGACGAAGCCGAGCGTGTCGACGTAGCCCGCGATCGACGCGAGCATCACGTCCTCGCCGGCCACGTGATCGGGCGCGCTCGCGCCGCTTGCCGCTAGCTGGCCAGCTGGCATGACGCACCCTCCTTCGTCCTCTGCGGCGCGCGCATCGGCGCGGCCATCAAGGGAAGCGCGGGCTCGCCCGCGACGATGTCGAGCGGCCCGGCAGGCGCGCCCGGTGGCGGCGCGAGCGATGGCATGCGCGCCAGGTAGTACGGCGGGCCGGCTGCGATGCCGGCTCCCAGCGAGATCAGGTGAGGCATGGTCCGTTTCGGTTGCGGCGCACGGGCCGGCGCCGGGCGGCGTCCGATGCGTGCGGCGATCACGGAGCAGCCTAAGGAACGCCATCCTTAAAGTCATGGCGGCGAACTTAAATCTTCTGAATCCGGCGGCCGGCTCGCCTTGCTATTTTTCGACCGATAAGTGCAGAATGGGCGCCACTCAGGAGCCGATGGATGACCGAAACCAAGCGCAAAGCAGCGTCCCGCCCGAGCCGGACGGCGGCCGCCGAACCGGCCGCCACGCCGGGCCGCCGCCTCACGCCGGAGGCCCGCGAGCGGCAGATCGTCGAAAAGGCGGTCGAACACTTCGCGACGCACGGCTTTTCCGGCAGCACGCGCGAGCTGGCGCGGCAGATCGGCGTCACGCAGCCGTTGCTGTACCGCTACTTCCCGAGCAAGGAAGCGCTGATCGATCGCGTGTACGACGAGGTCTACACGTGGAATCCCGATTGGGAAAAACTGATCGCCGACCGGACGATTCCGCTGCAACAGCGGCTCGTCGCGTTCTATCGTTCGTACGCGCAGACGATCCTGCGGCGCGCATGGATCCGCACCTTCATCTTCGCCGGCCTGAGCCGAGAAGGGTTCAATACGCGCTATCTGTCGCGGCTGCGCGAGCGCGTGTTCCTGCCCGTGCTGCGCGAGCTGCGCCATGAATACGACATCCCGACGCCGGCGTCCGACGCGCAGCGCAATGCGGAGATCGAGCTGGTGTGGAGCCTGCACGCGAGCATCTTCTATCTCGGCGTGCGCAAATGGGTGTACGGGCTGCCGGTGCCCGACGACGTCGACGCCGAGATCGAGCGGCAGATCGACGCGTTCCTGAACGGCACGCCGGCCGCGCTGAAGCGCGTGGCGGCGGACACGCCGACGACCACGACTACACCCGAGCCAACGCCCACACCGCGCCGCAAGCGCGGGTAGCGCAAACCCCGCCCGCCGTCCGAGCGCTTCAGAACGATTCAACTCGCGCGCGCCCATCCTGCCCTAAGCTCGGTGCGATATCGGCGCTACGCCGCCGCGCACGGCCGCCCGCCGTTCGCATGGATCTTCGTCGGGAGCACACATCATGGAACGCGCATCGGGCCGCAAGGCCGTCATCGTCGGCGGATCGGTCGGCGGCCTGTTCGCCGCGACCGCGCTACGCGCGCGCGGCTGGCACGTTCGCGTGTTCGAGCAATCGGCGCGCGAGCTCGACAGCCGCGGCGGCGGCATCGTGCTGCAACCGCCGATCGAGCGCGCGTTCGCGTTCGGCGGCGTCGCGCTGCCCGCCAATGCGGGCGTCGATTCGATCGAGCGCATCTACGTCGACGCGCAGGATCGCGTCGTGCAACGCCTGACCATGCCGCAAACGCAAACCGGATGGAACGTGATCTATACGGCGCTGAAGCATGCGCTGCCGGACGACGTGATTCATGCCGGCGACGCGTTCGAGCGGTTCCAGCAGGACGGCGAACGGGTCGTCGCGCAGTTCGCGAGCGGCCGCGTCGAGACGGCCGATCTGTTGATCGGCGCCGACGGCGCGCGCTCGACGGTGCGCGCGCAATTGCTGCCGGACGTGCGGCCCGCGTATGCCGGCTACGTCGCGTGGCGCGGGCTCGTCGACGAACACGCGCTGCCCGAGCAGGTGCTGTACCTGCTGCGCGAGCGCTTCACGTTCCAGCAAGGCGGCGCGCACCTGTTCCTGACCTATCTGGTGCCCGGCGCGGACGGTGCGATCGAACCCGGCAAGCGGCGCGTGAACTGGGTCTGGTATCGCCGTCTCGCGTCGGAGCGGCTGCCGTCGCTGTTCCTGACCCGCGACGGCACGCAGCGCGACGGGTCGCTGCCGCCGGGCGCGATGCGCGACGACAACCGCGCCGAACTCGTGGACGCCGCCGACCGCATGCTCG
This window encodes:
- a CDS encoding FAD binding domain-containing protein, translating into MERASGRKAVIVGGSVGGLFAATALRARGWHVRVFEQSARELDSRGGGIVLQPPIERAFAFGGVALPANAGVDSIERIYVDAQDRVVQRLTMPQTQTGWNVIYTALKHALPDDVIHAGDAFERFQQDGERVVAQFASGRVETADLLIGADGARSTVRAQLLPDVRPAYAGYVAWRGLVDEHALPEQVLYLLRERFTFQQGGAHLFLTYLVPGADGAIEPGKRRVNWVWYRRLASERLPSLFLTRDGTQRDGSLPPGAMRDDNRAELVDAADRMLAPTLATLVDTTPAPFAQAIYDLAVERMAFGRTVLLGDAACVVRPHTAAGVAKAADNAVALAAALHDVAPGAAFDAALATWDADQRAASALVSARGIALGARLMGAA
- a CDS encoding TetR/AcrR family transcriptional regulator encodes the protein MTETKRKAASRPSRTAAAEPAATPGRRLTPEARERQIVEKAVEHFATHGFSGSTRELARQIGVTQPLLYRYFPSKEALIDRVYDEVYTWNPDWEKLIADRTIPLQQRLVAFYRSYAQTILRRAWIRTFIFAGLSREGFNTRYLSRLRERVFLPVLRELRHEYDIPTPASDAQRNAEIELVWSLHASIFYLGVRKWVYGLPVPDDVDAEIERQIDAFLNGTPAALKRVAADTPTTTTTPEPTPTPRRKRG
- a CDS encoding lactoylglutathione lyase, coding for MSSLNLRSMLRSTAAASAVLAALLVGAPAHADETHLDDIASPAASTRLPAVAVGPQYDTTHVCVAPEDFDRFTDSFVATFGGKKSQQGVFQVTPTPSQTMSQLVLTPVGTISVFGFKTPIPYPFCDERTGYLVSDIDVAVKSARAHGADVIVATFPDPIGRDAIVRWPGGVNMQLYWHTQAPNYDPLQTVPENRVYVSPQSASKLARDFVAFSHGKIVSDVRHAPGVEIGRPNDTYRRIRIESGFGKMTVLATDGHLPYPFGREMTGYEVTDLAATLKKAEAAGVTVLVPPFASDGREAALVQFPGGYVAEIHARTK
- a CDS encoding YoaK family protein, whose product is MPAGQLAASGASAPDHVAGEDVMLASIAGYVDTLGFVALFGLFTAHVTGNFILIGSGIAGVGQGLVIKWLAFPAFIAGIVAARLLDHGMRVRGHGPRACSLYAMQAILLTGFMLAGVAASPIASADAPATILCGLLGAAAMGVQNAHGRLTARSVVANTVMTGNVTQAVIDAFDWLVPIAAPAEREAARARLRRTLPPVAGFALGAGAGATAYLYAGFWALALPLAVLVFLACRAGRRDARPASR
- a CDS encoding alginate export family protein codes for the protein MNRAWRGALPCVVLAGGVALHAGAAAGAEAADATAPAAAPAATPAATPAAAAAATCTAKRPVVLFNRWQEDWSVLANPCVPRKPFDSLKYVPLGDDPSTYLSLGASLRERFELNNAPLFGLGAAHDDNYVIQRANVHADLRYRGHLQAFVQFVDARPFGKNTVGPVDKDQLDLEQAFVAYVDQVGPGTVKTRIGRQEMAFDLQRFVSVRDGPNVRQAYDGLWADYEIGKWRLIGYVTRPVQYRDDAAFDDVSNRHLRFDGVRVERNGTGPGDLSAYWSRYTRDNARFADAAGTERRDVFDVRYAGKADSLDWDVEAMLQTGHVGQDTVGAWAFGALGGYTFAKTPGTPRVGIQVDGASGDAHPGDHRVGTFNPMFPNGYYFTLAGYTGYSNLIHVKPSLTFKPSSSVTVLTAVGFQWRQTTADAIYGQGMSAVPGTAGKGGAWTGMYAQARVDWLVNANLALALEAVHFELGSSIRALGARNADYVGMEAKFGW
- a CDS encoding helix-turn-helix domain-containing protein gives rise to the protein MPDLVIAAPDAPVAPTPKDTLGCAASLLSKDIETAAGGLKLHRKCMREAHVEHIDMPACDRGFLVGVSLNGGHRRTLYGRAGASERRFQQHSIYIRDFSRHFRADLYGNFDFVLVELPPAYLERVGREHGGSAVGGLTSRPDVRDPVLGHLAHAVADSLDAPGPLDALFIEQIGLAMGTHLLRRYGAARVRDLERKGVLSPAKVALAKELLMEKANLGVSIEEVANECDLSRGYFIRAFSRTTGRTPHQWLLEQRVTRARHLIETSDMTLAEIAADCGFSDQSHLNRVFLRVIGHPPGAWRRARSR
- a CDS encoding LysR family transcriptional regulator, which encodes MDKFSALRAFVEVAEAGGFSSAGRRLELAASSVVRAVDALEASLGTVLFNRTTRQVTLSDAGVVYYARAKRVLEELADADALVADRGSEPSGPLRVSVPVAYGLRRIAPHVAALLARHPKLDIDLQLTDERVDLVTSRIDVAIRLGDAAPSADVVARPLGTFRRHVVASPGYLDAHGTPATPGDLVDHACLRFHFGVDQQAWTFVGAQGTTQVVVAGRLKSNHSEVLCEAALDGAGIALLPDWLVDADVEAGRLRRLFDDYDVTPGAARAVITALYLPNQRGSKRVAAFIDFVAALARAPA